A window of Phaseolus vulgaris cultivar G19833 chromosome 4, P. vulgaris v2.0, whole genome shotgun sequence genomic DNA:
TGTCATCCAttccatttaaaaaattatcttctaCCATTGAAAAAATActtgaaattttgtttatatCACGCTTAGATACTTGcatatatctttatttttaccttataattttaaataaaattatttgaaaacaattctttaaaatataaatttggataaaaaattaattttgaaatataattaaaataaaattacataataaaatattgatatagaTAAATTTGGTTTCTTTAAAAGATAAATGTAAATAAGTTGCAccatgaaatataaattttaaaaaattaatccttttaaaaacaacttcaatttcttaagtttaaataatattaaataattcttCAATACTTCATGGATACCTTCATTTTGATtacttaatttgttttaaaatatctaaataaaatttattaataatgataaacgGATATGGATTTTTGGTCAGCTATTGGTGTCGTATTGCAGAAAAGTCTTGCCCCGAGCAGCACATGTTTAGGTGACTGATTAAGTAGACTTGGAAAATACTAGGAATATAGGGAGAACTTACACAACACCCTAAAATCAAACATCTTCCAACTGTAACATAAATGAGCATTTTTCATGCATTTTTTCTCAGCTTCTTCTAATTGCTGTCTATAAATCTCTTGCCCTCACTACTTTCTCTTCATATCTACTTCTTACAATCTTCACAAAAGTTAGAGCTCATCACCATGTTTAGTAGCAGACTCTATCAGTTTTGTGTGGCCACCATTTTATGCATCTTTTTATCTCATGCAAGTTTCCATGCAGAGATGTGTGCGGAGACAGAGAAGCAAGCTCTTCTCAAGTTGAAGGAAGGTTTTGTTCATCAAACGGAGCTTCTATCCTCCTGGAACGGTGATGATTGTTGCAAATGGAAAGGAGTTTCATGCAATAATTTAACAGGTCATGTAACCTCACTTCATCTcacattttcaaattttacaaaagTTGAAGATTTAAACTATCTTCTAGACACAATGCCAGTGATGGAATTTTTCAGTGGCACTACAGCATTGGGAGGTAGGATAGATTCTTCAATATGTGAACTGCAGCATCTCAGTTTCTTAGATCTCAGTCATAATGACTTAGTGGGAGAGATCCCAAAATGCATTGGTTCACTTGGTCAATTGACACATCTAAAACTTGCATGGAATGGTCTTAATTCCGTTTCAGATGCTTTGTCAAATCTTTCTAATTTGCAATATCTTGACCTTAGGAAAAATGATTTTGTTGCAAGTGACCTTAATTGGCTTTCTCACCTTTCTACTTTGAGATACCTTGATCTTTCAAATAACAATCTTGGTGCAGTTATTGATTGGCCATCATCAATAAGTAAAATCCCTTTTCTATCTGAACTCTATTTAAATGACTGTGGACTCCCTCAAGTCAATCCTAAATCAATCTCCCACGTCAATTCTTCCACTTTCCTCCAAATCCTCAGTCTATCAGGAAATAATTTTGACTCTTCAATTCTGTCATGGGTGTTGAATGTTAGCAAAGTCCTCACAGTTCTTGATCTCTCACATAATGAACTTGATGGTGGCATAATAAAGTCCTTTAACTCTTTGTGTCAACTGAAGAAGTTGTACCTGGGTTCCAACAAATTGTCTGATCTACTCAGTGATTACTTACCAGAATTTTGTTCTGCAAAAGATTTAGAGGTGTTGAATCTCGACCACAACCCATTTGGTAATGGGTCGCTTCCTGATTTTTCAATGTTTTCATCCTTGGAAAGACTATCACTTGAAAATACCAGTATTGTTGGGCCATTATCATTTGGTCACTTGCCTCGTCTTAAAGCTTTGGATCTTAGTTTAAACAATTTGAGTGGATCATTGCCTGTATTCGAGGTTACCAAATTTTCCTCATTGCATTTTTTGGATCTTTCACACAACAAATTGAGTGGGACACTTCCGTATACTATTGGACAACTTTCTAATCTCTGGTTTTTGTCCATCTCCTCAAATGAGTTTAATGGGAACATTAGTGAAGAGCATTTATTGAAACTATCTGGATTGAAGATATTTGATGTGAGTCAAAATTCTCTTTCATTTAACTTGAGTTCAGATTGGGTTCCACCTTTCCAATTGGTGGCATTGTATGCATCATCCTGCATTTTGGGGCCTCAATTTCCAATGTGGCTTAAACAGCAAAGGAAACTTCAGGTGCTGCAAATCTCTAATACCCACAttatggatgtatttcctgaATGGTTTGGGGACATATCATCAAGTTTGTTATACATAAATGTTTCCCATAATAAACTTAGTGGAGTCTTACCAAAATCACTATCAGGTATTAAAACAGGGATTATGTGTACATGGGATTTTAGTTTCAACAATTTGTCTGGCCCATTACCTCCTTTTCCTCCAAAAGTATATAAACTCTTTCTCTCAAATAATATGTTCACGGGGTTTGAATCCTCCTTTTGTGAAACATCCCCACTGTTTGTAACTTATCTTGAACTCTATAGTAACGCACTCACGGGCCCCCTTCCAAATTGTTGGcagaaatttcaaaatttggaGATTCTGAATTTGGCAAATAACAGTTTATCAGGGACAGTGCCAGAGTCATTTGGCAATTTACAAAGTATTTTGTGGATGCAGCTAAATAGCAATAACTTCTCTGGTGAGATTCCGTCTCTGAGTCTTTGTAAAAGAATAAGATTCATTGATTTTGGGGATAATAATCTTGAAGGAACATTACAAACACtgttagagttggatcatttggAAGTATTGCTTCTAGGAGGTAACAGGATCCGAGGAAGCATACCCACAAGTCTATGCAATATATTATCTCTTAAATTATTGGATTTCTCATCAAACAATATTACAGGGGAAATACCACAATGCATCGGTGACATAAATGAGATGTCATATGTGGAATTTGGAGTAGATTACACTTTCTTTGGAACGTCTGCACCTTTAATATTTCATGATAGTGGAATTGGGAAATTTTATGATCttccaataatttttaaaagcaTTGATATTTCTGATAACCATTTAACAGGAGAGATACCGCAAAGTATAACATCACTAGTGGGTTTAATAGCCTTAAATCTTTCAAGAAATAATCTTACAGGATTCATTCCCGACAGCTTTGGTCGTTTGGTGAACTTGGAATCACTTGACTTGTCAAGAAACCATCTTCATGGTAGAATTCCATCAAGCTTTTCACAATTGCATTTTCTCACGGTCTTGAACTTGTCTTTCAACAACTTAACAGGATTGGTTCCTGTAGGCCCCCAACTAGACACCTTTGATAACTCTTCGTATGTTGAGAACATCGGGCTTTGTGGCTTGCCACTCGAAAACCAATGCCCAGGAGATGTGATTCCACCAAGAGGAAGAGTTGAAAAAAATGAGGATCAAGTCTTAAGCTTTGAGTTTTATCTCAGTCTGGGATTGGGATTTTGTGTTGGATTTTGGAGTGTTTGTGGAACTCTAATGGTAAAAAGTTCATGGAGACGTGCTTATTTTCAGTTGTTCATCACCGTAAGCGATTGGATGTATGCGACAGTTGTTATCTTTACAGCCAGAGTGAAAACAAGATTCCGAATTTAACACCTAAAGGTAAAGATTTTGGCATCTCTTATTCCTCCACCTCCATTCCTTCTTGCGCCACTCCcatatgttttttatatttcaaaactatcatttttcaatatatcagattacataattttgaagtctttttctagatccagaattagttttcggattatataatcgGAAGCCTTTTttgattagcttccggattacataattggaagtcttttctatacataaaattagcttccggattatgtattccagaagtctttttttcagatgtgtgattagcttcctgattacataattcataggcttatttcaaatgcaaaaaaaagttccagattttataaatctcaagaacacttctgaattatgtatggaggtgacaaaaaaaaaaggagaaaatggTATTTTTACATTTAGTATGGGGTGACAAAAGAAGATTTGTTGATAAGCTTGAAATCTACTAGTAAACTTGCACTCAATGAGTAATGCTtgtttataatttgaaatgatgagattccatttttttaatatttggtAGGGAAAGCATGGTGAGAGGGATATAAAGCAATGTTTGGGTTGATTTGAAGGAAGACATCCGAAGTATTGTACATTTTGAAGTGCAGTGTTCCGTCACGATTTTATGTTTAAAAGACGCATCAGATGATTAAAGAAGACAAAtgtatataaattgtttttgaacTCTTTTCCTATGTGATATGAGACTATATTGTTCTGGTATGTTTGATAGTCCCACATAGTTTAAGAATCAAAGTCAATGATAATTTATATACACATTTCTTCTTAACTTCATTATGATGCTTTTTAAGGATAAAACCAGTACTCTCTGAACTTCAAAGTGGTCAACACCTCAGATGTGATGATTAATATCATTTCAACTTATTTGATATCGGAATaaaatgcatatttttttatcattataatttttataatatgttttctttgaaagtggttattattttaaaaaaaatacgagTATAAAAAGagatgatactcaaagagaacaAGATGAAATATAAAGTCCATACtcattaaattgaaaaaaatggtgatgaatataagtttttatattaataactaaaatgaaaataaatattgtgaaacTCACATATGTTACATACTCTTATAATCggtttcataaataaaaaactaataaatttattttattattaaaatatattgtatatcGTTAAAAATAGTGTAGTGACATTTTATCTAATATGCTTTgagaaaataatatatcttGTTGGTGGCATTCTTTTTTAAAAGGTATCAATATATATCACAGACACCGATACAACACAAACATGAACACAGAGATACATATAGTATAAACTCaaaaatgtaggacacgaggacacaaatctatatattatataattatgaatcatataaattaataataaagatttatgcgcacaagtatgttttagttttctttttttagcagaaagatgtttctcatgactggttcaaaaagatttattccttatttttataatcataataaaaatttatacaataagtttgagtttttataaaattaatgtatttcttctttttaaaattgtgttaaaaccgtgctaaaattgtcagaaattcaacaaatattttttaaatttgacacTTCATCCTATGCGTATCCTATAAATGTTGTACGAGTGTCAGTGTCTgatacgtgtgtccgacacATTTAAGATGGGTGTCTGAGCCTCATAGGTATCAATTACAAATTTGATTCTAGTTTGTTATTTATTAtaggtttttatttttagttctaacttatttgaaattattaatcTGTTAGTCTATTTAAAGATTTATATCATATGAAACCTGTTATACAGGTTTTAATTTTCTGTACATGAACAAAGAATTTATTTGGCTAATGAAAAAACCTTATGTAAAATAAACTGTGATTTTTAAGCAATTATATGTTATTGGATTCAATAaccatatattttaatttataacttGTATAAATTACTCAAATTATACATCAATCGACTCGCCATAACTAAatgctttatatatatattttgttaatttgAAAAACCTGCTTAGAAACTTTtgtttgaataattaaaatttatatttttaattaaaaaggaGGTGATAGGAAGAGTTTCAATTTTCTAAAATGTCATATGTCTTCTCACACATAATTATAATAGGTGATCAAATTGAAACAAATGTCTAGTGATACATTTTTGTATCTAACTTATCTGTGAGTATATTTGTGAAACGTAACTAATCAAACAAGAGATTAACTAAAACTAAGCGAACAAACAAACATatctaattaaagaaaataactaAATTATCAATAAgcgataaaaaaaacaaattttgtaacATAAATCAGATTTTAGAAAGACtaaattgaagaacaaaactTTATTGAATAGTAATCTCAAAATTCATTGTGAAATCACAGGAGAATCAACTCAAAAGATTTAGTCTTCCATACGaagaaggcaaaacaaaataattacaacgaagaaaattaagaaaactattATGCTAAGTTTTTCGAACGTGTTCCGCTATGGagacttttcttcttcttcttgggGATTGAAtcatttttaaagttttcttctCCAAGGATCTAGAAAATATAGTCTTAGTTTTCAATTTTctagaaaattcatttttttttgtcttgtatTGCGATTTTTTTTCTTCGTATTTTCGCAGATGACTTGCTTCTAATTCTATTTCTGAGATATTATGGATTTTGTTCTTTTATTCTCCTACTTAGATTTTGCTTTTcattttgattcaaagaagaaACTTGATCTTTTACTTTATCAGTGGTAGACATTTCCTTTAGACCATCTAACAAATTGTCTAATCTTCATAATTTGCATCAAactctttttatctttattacaCTTGATGTTTCTAAGGTGTTTTCTTTACTTGAACCTTGGTAGATGTGTCATTGAACCATCTACTATGTGTAAccactagaccgtctagtcatACCTTTTATCTAGTGAAATATTAGACGATTTATTGCgtctaaaaacaaaaaattaggaTAAATAACGATTTAGGTCTAAATAAACCCAATTAGATGAATATTAGTTAAAAGATCAAATTTATTCATGATTAGAGTCATAAAAATCTATGATTAAAACTTGAAAGTGTGAGTAAAACTATGTTCATCAATGACCTTTAAATGATACacttttagatttgattgaaatATGATAGTTTTTGAAGACCGAGTTCTAGAGAGGTATGAATTGAACTAACACcaatttctaaaaatatatgATGAAACTATTATTGAATTGATTGAACAAATTATCTTGAATAAGATTAAATGTAGATTTATAGATTAAGAAATATCAATATACAAGATACTTTATGCAATAcaaggagagaaagagagaagaatACACCAAAagttatattggttcactctttcATAAGAGTTAGATCTAGTTGCTCAACCACACCGGTCAGGTATCACATTATATACTTTCTTACATACACTCAACAAAACATAGAAAGAAAAGCACACAAGAACCTAAGTCTTGAACGTTACAAGACTTAATTTAACGTCTCGTAACACCCTATCACAAGATCAACCTGGAAACTTTATCCAAGTTACACAACCTAACATAGATACCTAgtagaaaaaaatttagaaaaaagtGAACTAGATAAGAGATAAGCATAATGATGAAAAATGATGCTTTCTTGCTTCGTCCAACATATCAATCACAATTTgtctaaataaaaatctaaagcCAAAGTAATTTTGCTCAACAATGATTCTCTCTAAGAAAAatgtacttttaaaaaaaatcttaaaatgatTTTCGCActtctttgtgttttgtttcGAATGGCAGAAAGACATATACAAAATCTCAATCTGAGTTATTTTGACTGATTAAACTACTTTAATCATcataaaataaaagcttagaGTTTTAACAAACTAAATCATCAAATCAATATGTTAGAATTATTTGTAAGtgaattttaattaatcaatttatcattttaataaattaaaatagaaataataaaagACAAATGAAGTCATTAGAAAGAAGATGAAATCTTGAAGATAGAAGAAGTGTTTAAGATAAGCATACTTTATAACATAAATGAAGTGGAGCATTAGTAGAAAAACAAGATCAAATCAAGGTGCCAAAAACTAACAATATTCATCCTAGTCAGtacaaactaaataaaatatactCTATGTCCTCATAAAACATTTCTCCTCACGATATTTATAATTATCTTCATTGAACAGTTGAGTTCATCAAATAATACGATTTGACACAATACATAGTGAGTATTGAATGATTATGCATGAGCCGATAATAATATCTTGCACAAATAAGACTTTTTTGCATACATAAATATTTCTCCCCTTTGAATTTACCAAATTATATATGAGAGGGAAATAAATATATGGTACgaaatatttaaattgtttgGCAGTTgtagaaaaaaattgtatgaaataaaaatgatttagaAAATGATACAAATAAAGTTATTAGTTTCCCTTATTAAATTGAAGCTTAACAAGTCCATTATaaatttcttcaattttattgtCCATATGCTGAAATCGAGTTGCACAAAATTCATGACAGGATTGTTGTTCAGTAGCAACAAATTCATGACGAGATTGTTGTTCAGTAGCAAGTCTATCTAAACGTGTAAGCAACATTTGCTCATATTAGGAGAGGGGATTACCCCTATTTATTGGTGGAAGATAGTCATTAATATTTGTGATAATTGGATCTCTTCTTTATGGCTTGGTCCAACTTTAGGTGTAATAGAATAATGTACTAGATCATCTGGTGCGTTAGTACATACTTTTTTATCTTTAGGAATCCAACATGCATTGGCCTTCACAAAACCCATTTTGTTTATGGAGGCATTTGctattatatttatgtttgtgATGATGTCAAAAAACTCATCATCAATATTTATAAGATGAATACAAGGTTTAGGTTTCACTCTTTTAAGTTGCTAAAGAACACTTAAGTGTTATATCAACATGCTAGATTGTAagttttttgatatttttgatATCTATAAAGTTGGTAGTTCATTTGTGAGCTAAAAGGAATAAGTCCAAGAACTTCTTCAAGGTCACTTATATTTATAAAGGTTTTGAAAGATAGTCATTACAAATCTTTACTAGTGATTGTGAGTTTTAAGAAGTTCTTCGTTCTTCAAGTTGCGTAACATATACAATGAGGGTTACAATAAATGTTTCTTACTACAACATTTAATGCAAACTTCTTCTTGAAGAAATATTTTGATACTCATCATGATTTATTAAGCTTAGTTTAGATAACTTTGATCTCATCTTGAGTAAAAGTTAGGATTGTACAAGATGGATGGTCCATGTAGATGTGACATATAGTTCTTTCAGAGAGGTCATTGGCATAAAGTAGCCTTGACACATTCTTTGAGAGATTTTTTATGTTGACATTTCTTGTACGATTCTCTTAGTGGTAAGATGAGAGAACATTCTTTGCAAAACATAGTAGaaacattaataagtttttgCGTAGTCCTATgaaataccaaaatcattctttcatattttttactttgttGGAAAACATTTAATCAAAATCTCTGAAAATAATGTTaaggttttttattttttcctacCAACATAAGTTGTTGACTTTTAATCAagtaaacaataataataattgttattttttttattaacatagtTATTGTAATGTTTCCAAATGAAAACTTATACTATTGataagtatttaaaaaataagtataactTATTGACAATAGAATGCACAAGTTACTTACTAGGATGTTTATGGCAGATTTGGTTtggttaaaattatttattcaatcTAAATCATAACAAACAAAACTTCTattgtttgagttgtttttgttttttatcattttaaaataattttgctACATATTTAAAAACATTACTAATAAGAGAATTTTAAAACAGAATGGCCGAGACCATAGGTCGAAATCAAGGTCTTGGATGATTAGTTCCCAAACATAGTTAAAGTCAAGATCATATTCAGTAATTAATCTTTATTTCCAGTAATTAACCTAAAAAGATGAGATAATCTGGCTGAGTATGAACAATGCTCTGCAAGGACTCTATAAATACATGAACATCATATGAGAAAAAGTACATTTTCTTTTTCGAACAATTATTACTCCGAATATTGAACAGACTTAAACATTAAAGAATATTTTGCAGGTACACTCCCTCTTTTGACTGAAGATAATCATAATTACCAAGAACTCGAGAAGTGTTAGGATAAAATTTGGAGTATacttaaaagtaataaaaaccCCTCCTAATTCTATatgtaaagaaaataatattgcaTATTAGTTATTTTCAAACATTACTCGATTACATTTACAATAAAATAGTCATACTTAAAAGCCAATTTGTactacattaattaaaaatttagagaATGGAAAAGTAAAAAAACACATAATACTATATTTTTGAAAGGAACAACATATCAAATATTTCTAattaacaaatatcaaaatatgtttaatatatacatTGAATCATAACCAACttcaaataactaaataaattatatttaataataagtattattattattattattattactattattatgtattatggagtttgattttgataaaaaaagtcAATCAAACTGAATTAcatgatttttgaaaaaaaaaacacaatttaacaAAGTTTGATTTCTTATAGTTTGAGTTTTCATTCAACTTTTAAGCTCTAGAGGTTCTCTTTGAAAACTGAATTACTTACTAGTTttcattaaaaagaaaaaactctTATAAATAATGACTTCTCACATAAGAAAAACTCTATTTTAAGAGatctaacaattttaaaaatttaaagaactaaattaaacttttaaaattttaaaaaccaaaagaaatataaaaagcAAATTAACAGATAAAACTATAATAtaaccttttgaaaattttataataaaaaataatatcaccaatgcaatattttttatacaatcctaattcaataacaaaaatattaataaatccTAAACTAAACTTATCATTctgatataaatattttttatttgttttagaaTGAATTGAAATGATATCACAACCAAAATTACGAGTTTATATAGCTTTCGAAGTAGATGTTGAATCGAACAGACAACAACATGAAtagaattcaaaattaaaattatttgaattaaagatatttaagtaaatgttataatattactaatttctaattattaattattaatactacttattgatattaataataagacTTAATAgctatttttgttatatatgatttatccaattttaatttaatttaatttaattatttatttatttaaaacgaAACAATATCTCACCTCTTCATGaaatctaataataataattataataatatggtTTTTGCGTAAGCTCACCGCGATGGTCACGTCACAGAAACCATTACCTTCTTCTGTTTTCAGAATTCAGATCCTCATTTTTGAACCCTCAAACCCTTTTCTCAAATTCACCTTTTCAATTTCCTCTTTCTTCAATTCTCCTTCTTTCTTTGTTTCTGGTCGCAATCTCAATTGGGATGTGATTCAGAATCGGAAGAAAATCGAATGGTCCTTTTCTTCCTCTAATCGATTGAAATGAAGGCAGGGAGTGCTGCCAAGTTGATCGTCGACGCTCTGCTTCAGCGCTTCCTCCCTCTCGCACGGCGTCGTATCGAAACCGCTCAAGCACAGGTATTTGCATCAACACCTCTTTTTGCTCTGAAACCAACTTTTCCAATTTCGTGGTTTCGATTAACGGCTGTCATGGGGATTCACCGTAGGATGGGCAATACTTGCGACCATCTGATCCGGCCTACGAGCAGGTCCTCGATTCCCTCGCAATGGTCGCGCGCCACACTCCTGTTCCTCTGTTGGAAGCTTTGCTGAAATGGAGGGAGAGGTTTGGTTAATTAGCTCTTCCTCTTTTTGTTTTTCAGTTCATCTTAATTAATTTGCCCTTTGTTATTTTGCTTTCAgtgtgtttttttaatttagctGGTGTAGTTTTGTTTAGGCTGAAATGCACTTAAGCTCTTCCTTTGATAACTTAAGTTTAAAAAGTTTCACTTTGGTTCTAAGGTGTC
This region includes:
- the LOC137837041 gene encoding receptor-like protein EIX1 produces the protein MFSSRLYQFCVATILCIFLSHASFHAEMCAETEKQALLKLKEGFVHQTELLSSWNGDDCCKWKGVSCNNLTGHVTSLHLTFSNFTKVEDLNYLLDTMPVMEFFSGTTALGGRIDSSICELQHLSFLDLSHNDLVGEIPKCIGSLGQLTHLKLAWNGLNSVSDALSNLSNLQYLDLRKNDFVASDLNWLSHLSTLRYLDLSNNNLGAVIDWPSSISKIPFLSELYLNDCGLPQVNPKSISHVNSSTFLQILSLSGNNFDSSILSWVLNVSKVLTVLDLSHNELDGGIIKSFNSLCQLKKLYLGSNKLSDLLSDYLPEFCSAKDLEVLNLDHNPFGNGSLPDFSMFSSLERLSLENTSIVGPLSFGHLPRLKALDLSLNNLSGSLPVFEVTKFSSLHFLDLSHNKLSGTLPYTIGQLSNLWFLSISSNEFNGNISEEHLLKLSGLKIFDVSQNSLSFNLSSDWVPPFQLVALYASSCILGPQFPMWLKQQRKLQVLQISNTHIMDVFPEWFGDISSSLLYINVSHNKLSGVLPKSLSGIKTGIMCTWDFSFNNLSGPLPPFPPKVYKLFLSNNMFTGFESSFCETSPLFVTYLELYSNALTGPLPNCWQKFQNLEILNLANNSLSGTVPESFGNLQSILWMQLNSNNFSGEIPSLSLCKRIRFIDFGDNNLEGTLQTLLELDHLEVLLLGGNRIRGSIPTSLCNILSLKLLDFSSNNITGEIPQCIGDINEMSYVEFGVDYTFFGTSAPLIFHDSGIGKFYDLPIIFKSIDISDNHLTGEIPQSITSLVGLIALNLSRNNLTGFIPDSFGRLVNLESLDLSRNHLHGRIPSSFSQLHFLTVLNLSFNNLTGLVPVGPQLDTFDNSSYVENIGLCGLPLENQCPGDVIPPRGRVEKNEDQVLSFEFYLSLGLGFCVGFWSVCGTLMVKSSWRRAYFQLFITVSDWMYATVVIFTARVKTRFRI